The following coding sequences are from one Osmia bicornis bicornis chromosome 2, iOsmBic2.1, whole genome shotgun sequence window:
- the LOC114872055 gene encoding uncharacterized protein LOC114872055 — protein MGGATAIAAFATTTIYKSRCWNEAVIDQIIEDGDTFYCESYKDINTDDRRLLSILDLKRTLCVQNKLTVNVSIEDAAYAGTFRSSEPTGMHLVKALDLFFKRHNAGILSSSVLNVAIWKDTKYYNIFDGQPRTDNCEPAADGVSGTAKLFLVKDLIGVLFIILEKSKVKNEPFVLYSIEISGVDHYTQPVDTDKPDKPDTKPQRRPSGYKVQETYRAVVQGSYHMTHPAIPQLLRSRTYLIIALAALVYSRLVNANKWTSALIDLIFNQSNIYFVDLVRVLDKDLNDNEFELRLDDIMGDIILGAYSAKVKIRTNVVPGYGQKKGKMSIDVGLREFFESQTCGLLEMKGIFYAIWRHDDTYYFMDPFACDDEGFRSGTAELDGHMKEGEAACVTMNSSINQMMETIIENTGSRDRDPFVIHGLRVLYVKTGTTPGGPLEKVIYREKGTNRRPQPPPTAPQTDTKLDEEIDMKPRIRPSMDKMRDLQVQCPDLMRDAELYTMTEDEPRTYTIVAPEPPKEPEEELDEEEEEEEEETEREDEGLTEDEDEDEERPEEEVPEPVPIPVRGYRLINPNRLVLQGSKNCLDESFDLVSRGKQGLITALTAIAYSKLKEPTKWRNMDIDQVIEVGHKTYGEIVDWIRKGRPEAKEKEIEGEGEEEEEEELEDEGEQEEQLLPIPSHMDMTMLPVRLKLGENDVFYKTKMKIIQGEANPLANLAEALECYFNRYPQLVLENKRLMYGIWKEGTTFFLFNPYGSDEEGWRLRDHPASFAVVGTLNELIDLLYGIMEFNDPSFIIHFVGLDAIQPGLYASEEPIELPEESMIEQFKTKFLPITDEDLSKLEAELEEPEVEIQGADTIEMDEEEEEEEEEEDERRRRKFVVAETEKPIIDPLLEVKEQEQPDAPYRLNLILLTSNMKIFEESEEDLKKVHEQIALEKLKYDHPPPYVMPSNKTLIKLLEAKRAKRSVPSLVSRFSIDSRLDVKKKGGMSILMSRSTTMMSFAAINDDVRPSKMIKLSPKRYLYSRILPICLMPLRAINDMYIQDQDREKAMKEELEKENEDKRDDFVGEDIPDVPVGVRIRPQLIPLGPTIKTPNLEKRTITCLEKKKRKCLLAKGDEGDGLIEKILCNTEDLLLELFFPGFKVKDQPPVDDKNDVISKASKKTLAASTTTIRKSTASTQKKGKRMPDAARLEVIEDGIRILQGNMCLENRAANEMCHFKSCFFSALLCVLAKIKLDPDHFRPSTLDQLIFLGDKIYQRTGRLRYKPYRWFQHVEILDMIYNAITKQSVYGDPENCEEDELSFMLEYYLEKDKTGILVFSNCSYAFWTANERYYLFDPYACDEKGNASEEGFCCLMEFCDLAAMLEKIERNIGKNIKKPYRIYTVCIGHMESKKRKKKRKKKIVRCVEKKTEQEVRAEEPPEMELSSESEVSLIEQTDWVKTESKTSLVYDMTIVGFSPIKHYNASMLDVIVLENEITTPSLAPFKKSSLRLTKDMDEFEAVKLLVRRKVYDRKFKPHSAVTTPLDLCVIAWSLIHDPITWSVRTVRGLFEASLDYTFDSILATEDSTVSEMTDGLLPEFEIANYVFRVVFVPLHYGTLYSTEGWNLSMSLQKIFETPGYTGVVIVCGDAHVGVTKKDDNCFAWWTIRKTKTLRFVTSTDMKEFLKLIVKEIDQPNETTFVMRVITVSYAHKVDPDCSDTKGLHEPVVPSASLPEVHRMPAEPYDLEAIFRPTVPDSKPIFILGSVALSNRDAVTEPKVKRCYFVAVLAVMVKRDIVQSPMPGMIDKILEVAESVYREFSEPKFHIEHILRNVTVMNRIFDFRDCASSLITLTFNPRTLRTDFYVQVRKHLRRYFKSYSSGIIHFTNCCYGFWYSRATNAYYYVDPYQCNEKGRKVSSGGKACLCIFSTVCQMVKNMCLNQFEETTGFFIHQLHVDSVNVPPFKTFKEDPMWLYLDYHWNFRHAPNIVKSHTKKRKKEAEEGDETVKQFWNNYAVEVSNLIYSAWGTIGSYDSRFGDRAGKNQAAICVAVLAMQYLSHPSRWGPAILDSAVICGDSYYTESLKSSMKKYTKHFNRFNLQACFKIFPHSWTIQFRESICGILYGTKNRMTLATALVLAFQESPNVLIECNKITLAALAAKDGYYVADPCWVGPPLFNKDHGAIYVLRCRNMNSLVYAVVKMLNTNQRLNFRLTPVVFTFEQEDFNFMDNKTRESKRKVLLEPVRITPGKVDEPGPPIPGAHTTPEGDSYLSYNKNFTLGKMKSHELENPEWPSVEPVLEEENRTSMHVSTTWHINFGQAAPLDRATPVFDPQAFQHVPEECENRVVDSYEPLRPVQRSVTDFLTACNDYPRVLDFAGNRVVTQGPPLHCTATRSFLTETAREEFRSYTADMAKNVYKTYKHRLPKRSVHSVTKSVSQKIGGGEYPSATGIHTITEEEAESSIRDSPDTGRETEYETMTEADDDAEDEAETTADED, from the exons GGTGGAGCAACAGCGATAGCAGCGTTCGCAACAACAACAATTTACAAGTCTCGTTGCTGGAACGAGGCGGTCATCGATCAGATCATCGAGGACGGGGATACGTTTTACTGTGAATCGTACAAGGACATAAACACGGACGATCGTCGGCTATTGTCCATACTGGATTTGAAAAGAACCCTTTGTGTTCAGAATAAATTGACAGTGAACGTAAGCATCGAGGATGCTGCATACGCAGGCACGTTTCGTTCGAGCGAACCCACAGGAATGCACCTGGTGAAAGCTTTAGACTTATTCTTCAAACGTCACAATGCTGGAATTCTGTCCTCGTCGGTATTGAACGTGGCTATATGGAAGGATACGAAATACTACAACATCTTTGACGGTCAGCCTAGAACGGATAATTGCGAGCCAGCTGCCGACGGAGTTAGCGGAACAGCGAAACTCTTTCTGGTCAAAGACCTGATAGGTGTACTCTTCATCATCTTAGAAAAGAGCAAAGTAAAgaacgagccgttcgttctCTACTCCATAGAGATCAGTGGAGTCGATCATTATACACAACCGGTCGACACCGACAAACCGGATAAGCCGGACACGAAACCACAAAGAAGACCGAGCGGTTACAAGGTGCAAGAAACTTATCGAGCAGTGGTTCAAGGTTCTTATCATATGACTCATCCGGCGATTCCGCAGCTTCTTCGTAGTCGAACCTACTTGATCATCGCACTGGCAGCCCTAGTTTATTCTCGTCTGGTCAATGCCAATAAGTGGACCAGTGCCCTGATCGACTTAATTTTCAATCAATCAAATATCTACTTCGTGGATCTGGTTCGCGTTCTCGATAAAGACTTGAACGATAACGAATTCGAGCTACGCCTGGACGACATCATGGGTGACATCATCCTGGGCGCTTATTCGGCGAAAGTGAAGATCCGAACGAACGTTGTCCCAGGTTATGGACAGAAGAAAGGTAAAATGAGTATCGACGTTGGTCTGCGTGAATTCTTCGAGAGTCAAACATGTGGTCTGCTAGAGATGAAGGGTATTTTTTATGCCATTTGGAGACACGACGATACGTATTACTTCATGGACCCTTTTGCCTGCGACGACGAGGGTTTCAGAAGTGGAACAGCTGAGTTGGATGGTCATATGAAGGAAGGCGAGGCTGCATGCGTGACGATGAACAGCTCGATCAATCAAATGATGGAAACGATTATAGAGAACACTGGCAGCAGAGACAGGGATCCCTTCGTGATACACGGTCTCAGGGTTCTGTACGTAAAAACTGGCACCACTCCAGGTGGTCCTTTAGAGAAGGTGATCTACCGAGAGAAAGGTACGAATCGCAGACCGCAGCCACCACCGACTGCCCCGCAAACGGACACCAAGCTTGACGAGGAGATCGACATGAAGCCGAGGATACGACCTTCGATGGACAAGATGAGAGATTTGCAGGTCCAGTGTCCGGATCTGATGAGAGACGCTGAATTGTACACGATGACGGAAGACGAGCCTCGAACTTACACGATCGTGGCACCTGAACCGCCAAAGGAACCTGAGGAAGAACTTgacgaagaggaggaagaagaggaagaggaaactGAGAGAGAAGACGAAGGACTGACcgaagacgaagacgaagacgaagaaagaCCGGAAGAGGAAGTTCCCGAACCTGTGCCAATACCAGTCAGAGGCTACAGACTGATCAATCCTAATCGTCTGGTTCTTCAGGGATCAAAGAACTGTTTGGACGAGAGTTTTGATTTAGTATCGAGGGGGAAGCAAGGGTTAATAACAGCCTTGACAGCCATAGCTTACAGTAAATTGAAAGAACCTACTAAATGGCGTAATATGGATATCGATCAGGTCATTGAAGTAGGTCACAAGACTTATGGCGAAATTGTGGATTGGATTCGAAAAGGGCGACCCGaggcgaaagaaaaagaaatagagggagaaggagaggaagaagaggaagaggagttGGAAGACGAAGGAGAACAGGAAGAACAATTGTTACCTATCCCAAGTCACATGGACATGACTATGTTACCAGTTAGATTGAAATTAGGCGAGAATGATGTGTTCTACAAAACGAAGATGAAGATCATCCAAGGAGAAGCCAATCCTCTGGCCAACCTTGCTGAAGCTCTGGAATGTTACTTTAATCGTTATCCGCAACTGGTGCTGGAAAACAAGAGATTAATGTATGGAATTTGGAAAGAGGGTACgactttctttctcttcaaTCCTTATGGCAGTGACGAAGAAGGTTGGCGTCTTCGGGATCACCCTGCTTCCTTCGCCGTGGTGGGAACTCTGAACGAATTGATCGATCTCCTTTACGGTATCATGGAGTTCAATGACCCATCGTTCATTATCCACTTCGTGGGTCTGGATGCCATTCAGCCTGGGTTATATGCTTCTGAAGAACCTATCGAGCTTCCTGAAGAGTCAATGATAgaacaatttaaaacaaaGTTTTTGCCAATTACGGATGAAGATTTGTCGAAATTGGAGGCAGAGCTGGAGGAACCAGAAGTGGAGATACAGGGTGCTGATACTATAGAAATGgacgaggaagaggaagaggaggaggaagaggaagacgAGAGACGACGTCGTAAATTCGTGGTTGCAGAAACAGAGAAACCTATAATCGATCCTCTCCTAGAAGTAAAGGAACAGGAACAACCTGATGCTCCATACCGTTTGAACTTAATTTTGTTAACTTCTAATATGAAGATCTTTGAAGAAAGCGAAGAGGATTTGAAGAAAGTACACGAACAGATAGctttagaaaaattgaaatatgatCATCCACCACCTTACGTGATGCCTTCGAATAAAACATTGATTAAACTTCTCGAGGCGAAACGAGCAAAGAGATCAGTTCCATCTTTGGTCTCCAGGTTCTCCATTGATTCTCGATTGGACGTGAAGAAGAAAGGAGGTATGTCAATACTTATGTCAAGATCGACTACAATGATGTCGTTCGCTGCCATAAATGACGACGTTAGACCTTCGAAGATGATCAAACTCTCTCCAAAGAGATATTTGTATTCAAGAATTCTTCCAATTTGTTTGATGCCTCTGAGAGCCATCAATGATATGTACATCCAAGATCAAGACCGCGAGAAAGCTATGAAAGAAGAGTTAGAGAAGGAAAATGAAGATAAGAGGGATGACTTCGTTGGTGAAGACATACCGGATGTACCCGTAGGAGTTCGTATACGACCGCAGTTAATTCCTCTTGGACCGACTATTAAAACACCGAATCTAGAGAAGAGAACGATTACTTGTctggagaagaagaaacggaAATGTTTGTTAGCTAAAGGGGACGAAGGGGATGGTTTGATAGAAAAGATTCTTTGTAACACCGAGGATCTATTGTTGGAATTGTTCTTTCCGGGCTTCAAGGTGAAGGATCAG CCACCAGTTGATGATAAAAACGATGTTATATCTAAAGcttcgaagaaaacattggcGGCTTCTACAACTACGATACGAAAGAGTACTGCGAGTACTcagaagaaaggaaaacggATGCCAGATGCGGCTCGTTTGGAA GTTATCGAAGACGGGATTCGAATACTCCAAGGAAACATGTGTCTGGAGAATCGCGCCGCAAACGAAATGTGTCACTTCAAATCCTGCTTCTTCTCCGCGCTGCTTTGCGTTCTGGCAAAAATTAAACTAGATCCAGATCACTTCCGCCCGAGCACTCTCGATCAGCTAATCTTTCTCGGCGACAAAATCTATCAGCGAACCGGAAGGCTTCGATACAAACCGTACCGATGGTTTCAGCACGTCGAGATTCTTGATATGATTTACAACGCGATTACGAAGCAGTCTGTTTACGGGGATCCGGAGAACTGCGAGGAAGACGAGTTATCATTCATGCTGGAATATTACCTGGAGAAAGACAAGACAGGAATTCTCGTGTTTTCAAATTGTTCGTACGCTTTCTGGACCGCGAACGAACGATATTATTTGTTCGATCCTTACGCGTGCGACGAGAAAGGAAACGCAAGCGAAGAAGGTTTCTGCTGTCTGATGGAATTCTGTGATCTGGCCGCGATGTTGGAGAAGATCGAACGCAACATCGGAAAGAACATCAAGAAACCCTATAGAATTTACACGGTCTGCATAGGTCACATGGAATCCAAAAAACGtaagaagaaacgaaaaaagaagataGTCCGTTGCGTGGAGAAGAAAACGGAGCAAGAGGTGCGCGCCGAAGAACCACCCGAAATGGAACTATCCAGCGAATCGGAGGTCTCTTTAATCGAACAAACAGATTGGGTAAAGACAGAGTCAAAGACAAGTCTAGTTTACGATATGACCATTGTTGGTTTTTCTCCTATTAAACATTACAACGCTTCGATGCTCGATGTGATCGTTCTGGAGAACGAAATCACCACTCCGTCGTTAGCACCCTTTAAGAAGTCTTCTTTGAGATTGACGAAAGACATGGACGAGTTCGAAGCAGTTAAATTATTGGTCAGAAGGAAGGTTTACGATAGGAAGTTCAAACCTCACTCAGCAGTCACGACACCATTGGATCTCTGTGTTATAGCGTGGTCCTTGATCCATGATCCAATTACTTGGTCTGTGAGGACAGTGAGAGGGTTGTTCGAGGCTAGCCTAGATTATACCTTTGATAGCATTTTAGCTACTGAAGATTCAACCGTTTCCGAAATGACTGATGGTTTGTTACCTGAATTCGAGATAGCTAATTACGTCTTCAGGGTGGTTTTCGTTCCTCTCCATTACGGAACACTATATTCTACCGAAGGTTGGAACCTCTCCATGTCTTTGCAGAAGATATTCGAAACTCCTGGATACACTGGAGTGGTCATAGTTTGCGGGGATGCTCATGTAGGAGTGACGAAGAAGGACGACAACTGCTTTGCTTGGTGGACAATCAGAAAGACGAAGACCTTGAGATTCGTCACTTCCACAGATATGAAAGAGTTCTTGAAGTTGATTGTCAAAGAGATCGATCAGCCTAATGAGACAACGTTCGTAATGAGAGTGATCACGGTGTCCTATGCTCATAAAGTAGATCCTGATTGCAGCGACACCAAAGGTCTTCACGAACCTGTGGTACCAAGCGCTTCTTTGCCGGAAGTTCATCGAATGCCCGCTGAACCTTACGATCTTGAAGCTATATTCAGACCTACAGTGCCGGATTCTAAACCGATCTTCATACTTGGATCGGTTGCTTTGAGTAACAGGGATGCTGTGACAGAGCCAAAGGTCAAGAGATGTTACTTCGTCGCTGTTTTAGCGGTGATGGTGAAGAGGGACATCGTTCAAAGCCCCATGCCAGGGATGATAGATAAGATTCTTGAAGTGGCCGAGTCGGTTTACAGGGAATTTTCGGAACCGAAGTTTCATATAGAACACATTTTGCGTAATGTTACCGTGATGAACAGGATCTTTGATTTTCGCGATTGTGCCTCATCTTTGATAACGCTTACGTTTAATCCTCGGACCTTGAGGACTGATTTTTATGTTCAG GTAAGAAAGCACTTGAGAAGATACTTTAAATCGTATTCAAGTGGAATTATACATTTCACGAACTGCTGTTATGGTTTCTGGTACTCGAGAGCAACAAACGCTTATTATTACGTGGATCCTTATCAATGCAacgaaaaaggaagaaaagtaTCAAGCGGTGGAAAAGCCTGCCTCTGCATCTTTTCAACAGTCTGTCAGATGGTGAAGAATATGTGTCTGAACCAGTTTGAAGAAACAACAGGTTTCTTTATTCATCAACTTCACGTGGACTCGGTAAACGTACCACCATTCAAGACCTTCAAGGAAGATCCAATGTGGTTGTACCTGGATTACCATTGGAACTTCAGACACGCTCCAAACATCGTGAAATCTCATActaagaagaggaagaaagaagcCGAGGAGGGCGATGAAACAGTGAAACAATTCTGGAACAATTATGCTGTCGAGGTGTCTAATCTCATTTATTCAGCTTGGGGCACTATTGGTTCCTACGATTCCAGATTCGGTGATCGTGCTGGGAAGAATCAGGCTGCCATTTGCGTGGCTGTGCTAGCCATGCAGTACCTAAGTCATCCGTCAAGATGGGGTCCAGCCATATTGGACTCGGCAGTGATTTGTGGAGATTCTTATTACACAGAAAGCTTGAAAAGCTCGATGAAAAAATATACCAAACATTTCAACAGATTCAACCTTCAAGCCTGTTTCAAAATCTTCCCTCATTCGTGGACCATTCAATTTAGGGAGAGCATCTGTGGCATTCTCTATGGTACCAAAAACCGAATGACACTAGCTACTGCCCTAGTATTAGCTTTCCAAGAATCACCAAATGTTCTGATAGAATGTAACAAAATCACGTTGGCAGCCTTGGCAGCTAAGGATGGATACTATGTAGCAGATCCTTGCTGGGTTGGACCACCTCTGTTCAACAAGGACCACGGAGCCATTTACGTACTCCGTTGCAGAAACATGAATTCCTTGGTCTACGCGGTGGTAAAGATGTTAAACACCAATCAGAGACTGAATTTCCGTTTGACACCTGTTGTGTTCACGTTCGAACAAGAAGATTTCAACTTCATGGACAACAAGACTCGCGAATCGAAGAGAAAGGTCCTCCTAGAACCTGTTAGGATTACTCCAGGAAAAGTGGACGAACCTGGTCCACCGATACCTGGTGCCCATACCACACCTGAAGGAGATTCATATCTGTCGTACAATAAGAACTTCACTTTGGGTAAAATGAAAAGCCACGAGCTGGAAAATCCTGAATGGCCTTCCGTGGAACCAGTCCTGGAAGAGGAAAACAGAACCAGCATGCATGTCAGCACTACTTGGCACATTAATTTCGGCCAGGCTGCACCCTTGGACAGGGCCACGCCTGTGTTCGATCCTCAGGCCTTCCAACACGTACCTGAAGAGTGCGAGAACCGTGTCGTCGATTCTTATGAACCTCTTCGTCCGGTTCAGAGGTCGGTCACCGACTTCCTGACTGCCTGTAACGATTATCCTAGAGTGCTAGATTTCGCTGGCAATCGTGTTGTCACGCAAGGACCACCGCTCCATTGTACTGCTACTCGAAGCTTCCTTACGGAAACAGCTCGCGAAGAATTCCGTTCGTACACAGCGGATATGGCTAAGAATGTCTACAAGACATATAAACATCGACTTCCTAAACGTAGTGTACACAGCGTCACTAAATCAGTGAGTCAGAAAATCGGTGGTGGTGAATATCCTTCGGCGACAGGCATTCATACGATCACCGAAGAGGAGGCGGAATCGTCTATCAGAGATTCGCCTGATACAGGAAGAGAAACGGAATACGAAACGATGACGGAAGCAGACGATGATGCGGAGGATGAAGCGGAAACCACTGCGGACGAGGATTAA